GAATAAAACTAACTTAACTTTCACTCCCACAGAAGAAAAGGAATATACTATCACGGTTGTAGTTAGTGATGTTGCAAACAATAACAAAACGCGCAGCATAACTATTGCCTCTTTGGGTGGGTCAATAGCCATCGATGATTGGGAAATTACTTATGAGAATTTTGAAGACAGTAAATTAAATCCCGGTGAATCTGCAACCCTAACTTTATATGTTACTAATACTGGAACAACTGACCTTAGCGGTTTTCACAATATTTTAGCTGGGGAAGGATTCTCTATTTCTTTCAATTCAGGTGCGGCTAATATTCCCGCTGGACAAACCTTAGCTGTTCAAGTGCCAATCAATATCAACAAAGAACTCTCAATAGAACAGTTAAATTTGCAATATATATTCACCACTCGTAATCAAAATAATGATATCGTAGTGATCAGCGACGCGGTGGAATTGCCCATTTACTTTTATGTTACGATAGATGATATTTCCGATGTAGTAACGGATAGAGTGGTTACTATAACTGGTAAAATCGCTAACCCACAATTGACTACTGCATTATTGATTCTGGATGGAGATAGCGAACACATCTTTGATCTAAATTTGAATGATGGTTATTTTGAACAAGAAATAGTTTTAACTGGATCTTCTGAAGAAATTCAACACACTGTGAGAGTGGTTGCTGTTTCAGGAGGACTCTCTGCTGAAGATTCAATGCAATTTAATTCACAAGTGCCTTTAATTGCTTTGCATGGAACTCTTACTTGGGATACTTCAGGAACGGATGTTGACTTTTGGATTACTGATCCTAACGGCGAAAAGTGTTATTATGCCAATCGAACCACTGCCAGTGGGCTGGCTCTTGATGTTGATGATACGGATGGCTACGGGCCAGAAAATATTACAACTTCTACTATCATTCCGGGTGACTATGTTGTACAAATTCATTATTATAGTGACCATAATTCTGATGTTGCGATTGGAACCAATTGTGTGGTGGTAATTCGTCAAGGAGATCAAACGCCGGTTAACTATTATGGTTATTTATCTGATAGTGGTGATTTGTGGGATGTAACAACTTTGCACTATGATGCCGTAAAGGGTTGGAGTGTTAAGTCAGGCAATACTCATAAAAGAGTAAATCCAGCCACTCTGCCTGCCAAATAAAGATATCAATATTTCTTTAAAAAAGGAGCTTTGCGAATATTGTTCAGCAAAGCTCTTTTTTTTTAACTTGGCAGGGAAGAACTTGTTGTTAATCTACAAAAGAGCAATAAATGGAATATTTATTGCACTTATAGAAAAAAGCTCAGTTGGTTGGTATTTACTGGCAAGCTGGATGTGTATTAATATAATAACTAATAGCAGGGGAATAAATGACTGTTCTGATAATAGTGACTCTGATATTGATTGTCCATTGGATAATTGAATATCAGAGACATAAAAAAAATGTTCTGGCAATACCTATACGGATTCATGTAAACGGAACGCGGGGAAAATCAAGCGTAACTCGTTTAATTGCAGCCGGCTTAAGAGAAGGTGGCAAAAAAACGGTTGCCAAAACCACGGGAACTTTACCCAGAGTTATTCTACCAGATGGGAGAGAAGCAGCCATAATTAGATTGATGGGAGCTAATATCATTGAACAGAAATACATTTTTCGTCATGCCGTAAAACATAAACCCGATGCAATTGTAATCGAATGTATGGCAGTAAATCCTGCTCTACAATGGATAACGGAACGCAAATTTATTCGTAGTACAATAGGGGTAATCACAAATTGCAGAGAAGATCATTTGGATTTGATGGGCTCTACTGTCCAAAGCGTTACAATGTGTTTAAGCAATACAATTCCACCTCATAAAGTTTGTTATACTGCCGAAGAAGAACAATTTCCTTTATTAAAAAAAGTAGCGGATAGCAGACATTGCAAAATGCATAAAATTCGTCCTGTGGATGTTACTCAGGAA
This sequence is a window from Candidatus Cloacimonas sp.. Protein-coding genes within it:
- the pgsB gene encoding poly-gamma-glutamate synthase PgsB yields the protein MTVLIIVTLILIVHWIIEYQRHKKNVLAIPIRIHVNGTRGKSSVTRLIAAGLREGGKKTVAKTTGTLPRVILPDGREAAIIRLMGANIIEQKYIFRHAVKHKPDAIVIECMAVNPALQWITERKFIRSTIGVITNCREDHLDLMGSTVQSVTMCLSNTIPPHKVCYTAEEEQFPLLKKVADSRHCKMHKIRPVDVTQEELAKFRYIEHTENVQLALAVCAETGVPREIALRGMQKATPDPGALKKYRIQDAGKTIIFYNVFAANDPQSTVGIIKMVTGNLKDVEKIIILNSRADRIFRSQQLVDAVKALDFSYLLLTGEIPDKIESFCLQAGIPKEKIIPLGEPLPEVIYQKVLELTRQESHILGIGNIAGRIKYGAQIVAHFKHKMKENSQRSQM